In Bradyrhizobium guangxiense, the following are encoded in one genomic region:
- a CDS encoding efflux RND transporter periplasmic adaptor subunit, with product MFVRSVLSSYSRLLAGVSLALMAVSLAGCNDTVAEKAEPPRPVLVATAHYDAETPERSFVGTIRPRIESDLGFRVAGKVAKRLVEVGQTVDIGQPLATLDEVDLKLQAEQALAEQTAATGVLAQAAAAEQRAKDLKAKGWTTDAQMDSSRAAADEARARLNRAERALELSKNSLSYATLVADARGVVTATLIEPGQVVAAGQASIRVARFAEKEAVVAIPETLVGRAKSGVASVTLWSEPNKKYTAKLREIAPAADPATRTYLAKFSLPEADDKVALGMTATLTLSDAATERVARLPLSALFNEGGKPSFYVVDDNGALTLKPVAVKSYESNDVVITGGVEEGAKIVALGVQKLDPGQRVRVVSSLSF from the coding sequence ATGTTCGTCCGGTCGGTTTTGTCGAGCTATTCCAGGCTGTTGGCAGGTGTGTCGCTGGCCCTGATGGCCGTTAGCCTGGCTGGGTGCAATGACACCGTTGCTGAAAAGGCCGAGCCGCCGCGGCCGGTTCTGGTTGCGACCGCGCATTATGATGCCGAGACCCCGGAGCGCAGCTTCGTCGGCACCATCAGGCCCCGGATCGAGAGCGACCTCGGCTTTCGCGTCGCCGGCAAGGTCGCCAAGCGACTCGTGGAAGTCGGCCAGACCGTCGATATCGGCCAGCCGCTCGCCACCCTCGACGAGGTCGATTTGAAGCTCCAGGCCGAGCAGGCGCTGGCCGAGCAGACTGCGGCGACCGGCGTGCTGGCCCAGGCCGCCGCCGCCGAACAGCGCGCCAAGGACCTCAAGGCCAAGGGCTGGACCACGGACGCGCAGATGGATTCGAGCCGTGCCGCCGCGGACGAAGCCCGTGCCCGCCTGAACCGCGCCGAGCGCGCGCTCGAATTGAGCAAGAATTCCCTTTCCTACGCGACGCTCGTTGCCGACGCCCGCGGCGTCGTCACCGCAACGCTGATCGAGCCCGGCCAGGTGGTTGCCGCGGGCCAGGCCTCGATCCGTGTCGCCCGCTTTGCCGAGAAGGAAGCGGTCGTCGCAATCCCTGAGACGCTGGTTGGACGTGCCAAGTCGGGCGTCGCCAGCGTCACTCTTTGGTCCGAGCCAAACAAGAAATACACGGCCAAGCTGCGCGAGATCGCGCCGGCGGCCGATCCCGCCACGCGTACCTATCTCGCAAAGTTCTCGTTGCCCGAGGCCGACGACAAGGTCGCGCTCGGCATGACTGCGACGCTGACGCTGTCGGATGCCGCGACCGAGCGCGTCGCGCGGCTGCCGCTGTCGGCGCTGTTCAACGAAGGCGGCAAGCCGTCCTTCTACGTCGTCGACGACAACGGCGCGCTCACACTGAAGCCGGTGGCGGTGAAGTCCTACGAAAGCAACGACGTGGTCATCACCGGCGGCGTGGAGGAGGGCGCCAAGATCGTCGCCCTCGGCGTGCAGAAGCTCGATCCCGGCCAGCGGGTGCGGGTCGTGTCGTCACTGTCTTTCTAA
- a CDS encoding MFS transporter — MSQTTTYAGSAGGAKNAKSDIETSTIRAISWRLIPFLVLAYFFSYLDRVNLGFAALTMNAELKFTPLIFSWGAGIFFIGYFIFEVPSNLALEKFGASRWIARIMVTWGVISALMAMVSGVTSFYVLRFLLGVAEAGFFPGIILYLTYWYPAEYRARFLAAFAIAVPVSTVIGAPISGLLLGLDGLMGLKGWQWLFIIEGIPSVLLGVVTWFYLTDKPEKADWLSAEQKAWLKAKLDSEIAAKQAVKHFSLGEALSSPKVIALSLIYFGFVGALYGMQFWLPQIVKAFGLTNAQTGFVTAIPYLFGTIAMILWARHSDATRERVMHVGAPLLLTAIALGVSSYLTDPTMTMVVLTVAAIGVFCCFGVFWTLPTAWLSGTAAAGAIALINSIGNLAGFGGPYLIGWVKEATGQTSTGLLVLAVLPLLAGILVFVGGHDSKHEFAERGR, encoded by the coding sequence ATGAGCCAGACCACCACCTATGCCGGTTCCGCCGGCGGCGCCAAGAACGCCAAGAGCGACATCGAAACGTCGACGATCCGCGCCATCTCCTGGCGCCTGATTCCCTTCCTGGTGCTGGCCTACTTCTTCTCCTATCTCGACCGCGTCAATCTCGGCTTCGCCGCGCTGACCATGAACGCGGAGCTGAAGTTCACGCCGCTGATCTTCTCCTGGGGCGCCGGCATCTTCTTCATCGGCTATTTCATCTTCGAGGTGCCGAGCAACCTTGCGCTCGAGAAGTTCGGCGCCAGCCGCTGGATCGCCCGCATCATGGTGACCTGGGGCGTCATCTCAGCGCTGATGGCGATGGTCAGCGGCGTCACCAGCTTCTACGTCCTGCGCTTCCTGCTCGGGGTCGCCGAGGCCGGTTTCTTCCCCGGCATCATCCTCTATCTCACCTACTGGTACCCGGCCGAATATCGCGCGCGCTTCCTCGCGGCCTTTGCCATCGCGGTGCCGGTCTCGACGGTGATCGGCGCGCCGATCTCGGGCCTGCTGCTCGGGCTCGACGGCTTGATGGGGCTGAAGGGCTGGCAGTGGCTGTTCATCATCGAGGGCATCCCCTCGGTGCTGCTCGGCGTCGTCACCTGGTTCTACCTCACCGACAAGCCGGAGAAGGCGGACTGGCTCTCGGCCGAGCAGAAGGCCTGGCTCAAGGCGAAGCTCGATTCGGAGATCGCGGCCAAGCAGGCGGTGAAGCATTTCTCGCTCGGCGAGGCGCTGTCTTCACCGAAGGTGATCGCGCTCAGCCTGATCTATTTCGGCTTCGTCGGCGCGCTCTATGGCATGCAGTTCTGGCTGCCGCAGATCGTCAAGGCATTCGGCCTCACCAACGCCCAGACCGGCTTCGTCACGGCGATCCCGTATCTGTTCGGCACCATCGCCATGATCCTGTGGGCGCGGCATTCGGATGCGACGCGCGAGCGCGTGATGCATGTCGGCGCGCCGCTGCTGCTCACCGCCATCGCGCTCGGCGTCTCGTCCTATCTCACCGATCCCACCATGACGATGGTGGTGCTGACGGTCGCGGCGATCGGCGTGTTCTGCTGCTTCGGCGTGTTCTGGACGCTGCCGACCGCCTGGCTCTCCGGCACCGCGGCCGCCGGTGCCATCGCCCTGATCAACTCGATCGGCAACCTCGCCGGTTTCGGTGGGCCGTATCTGATCGGCTGGGTCAAGGAAGCCACGGGCCAGACCTCGACCGGTCTGCTGGTGCTCGCGGTGCTGCCGCTGCTGGCCGGCATCCTGGTGTTCGTCGGCGGCCACGACAGCAAGCACGAGTTCGCCGAGCGGGGGCGGTGA
- a CDS encoding efflux RND transporter permease subunit, with amino-acid sequence MKRFNLSAWAVSHPTLVLFLMVILGIAGFFSYEKLGRAEDPFFTVKTVNVSVMWPGATSQEMQAQVADPIEKKIQELPYFEKVQTYSKPGFAALQVTFRDNTPPKDVPYLFYLLRKKLVDVQGQLPSGILGPVVNDEFSDVDSILYMMTGDGADYAQLKKVSEGFRQRLLKVPGVTKVDVYGNQDERIFVEFSHAKLATLGITPQALFDSLAKQNNVTPAGTVETSSQRVPLRVTGALDGAKAVAETPVESNGRVFRLGDIAAVTHGYVDPPSFVVRQEGKAAIGIGVVTAKGANILELGKEVEKATADFMKSVPQGIDVKLIADQPKVVEHAVGEFVHSFMEALVIVLFVSFLALGWRTGIVVALSVPLVLGIVFIVMNTMSLDLHRITLGALIIALGLLVDDAIIAVEMMVVKMEQGWDRMRAASFAWESTAFPMLTGTLVTAAGFLPIGFANSAVGEYAGSIFWIVAIALVASWFVAVIFTPYIGVKLLPEMKAHHNHDPHAVYETRMYRGLRAIVQWCVSHRITVVAATVGVFVASIVGFGHVQQQFFPLSERPELFLQLRLPEGTAFNVTEKAVKKAETLLKDDKDIETYTSYVGQGSPRFWLGLNPQLPNEAFAEIVIVAKGVEARERIKAKIENAAAEGFLSEARVRVDRFNFGPPVGFPVQFRVIGPDANKVREIAYQVRDVMRQNKSVKDVQLDWNEQSPFLKLVVDQDRARAMGLTPQDVSQALAMLISGSQVTTVRDGIEKVGVVARAIPSERLDLGGVGDLTITSKNGVAVPLQQIAKIEYAHEEPIMWRRNRDMAITVRSDVVDGVQAPDVTNQITPKLKPIRDHLEPAYRIEAGGAFEESAKGNASIFILFPVMVMVMLTLLMIQLQSFSRLILVFLTAPLGIVGASLGLNVANAPFGFVALLGLIALAGMIMRNTVILVDQIETDVSHGLTRREAIVEATVRRARPVVLTALAAILAMIPLSRSAFWGPMAITIMGGLFVATFLTLLYLPGLYALWFRKSLDEAGTPEQPAAPQHGSDDQHAIPLAEAAE; translated from the coding sequence ATGAAGCGCTTCAACCTTTCGGCCTGGGCCGTCAGCCATCCGACGCTGGTGCTCTTCCTGATGGTCATCCTCGGCATCGCCGGCTTCTTCTCCTATGAGAAGCTCGGTCGCGCCGAGGACCCGTTCTTCACGGTCAAGACGGTGAACGTTTCCGTCATGTGGCCGGGTGCGACGTCGCAGGAGATGCAGGCGCAGGTCGCCGATCCCATCGAGAAGAAGATCCAGGAGCTGCCTTATTTCGAGAAGGTGCAGACCTACTCCAAGCCCGGCTTCGCCGCGCTCCAGGTCACTTTCCGCGACAACACGCCGCCGAAGGACGTGCCTTACCTCTTCTATCTCCTGCGCAAGAAGCTGGTCGACGTGCAGGGCCAGCTGCCGTCCGGCATTCTCGGGCCCGTCGTCAACGACGAGTTCTCCGACGTCGATTCCATCCTCTATATGATGACCGGCGACGGCGCCGATTATGCCCAGCTCAAGAAGGTCTCCGAAGGTTTCCGCCAGCGCCTGCTGAAGGTGCCCGGTGTCACCAAGGTCGACGTCTACGGCAATCAGGACGAGCGCATCTTCGTCGAGTTCAGCCACGCTAAGCTCGCCACGCTCGGCATCACGCCGCAGGCCCTGTTCGATTCGCTCGCCAAGCAAAACAACGTGACGCCGGCCGGCACGGTCGAGACCTCCTCGCAGCGCGTGCCGCTGCGCGTCACCGGCGCGCTCGACGGTGCCAAGGCGGTGGCCGAAACGCCGGTCGAGAGCAATGGCCGCGTGTTCCGTCTCGGGGATATCGCTGCCGTCACCCACGGCTATGTCGATCCGCCGAGCTTCGTCGTCCGCCAGGAAGGCAAGGCCGCGATCGGCATCGGCGTCGTCACCGCCAAAGGCGCCAACATTCTCGAGCTCGGCAAGGAAGTTGAGAAGGCCACCGCCGATTTCATGAAGTCGGTGCCGCAGGGCATCGACGTCAAGCTGATCGCCGACCAGCCCAAGGTGGTCGAGCACGCCGTCGGCGAGTTCGTGCACTCCTTCATGGAAGCGCTCGTCATCGTGCTGTTCGTCTCGTTCCTGGCGCTCGGCTGGCGCACCGGCATCGTGGTCGCGCTGTCGGTGCCCTTGGTGCTCGGCATCGTCTTCATCGTCATGAACACGATGTCGCTCGACCTGCATCGCATCACGCTCGGCGCGCTGATCATCGCGCTCGGCCTGCTCGTCGACGACGCCATCATCGCGGTCGAGATGATGGTCGTGAAGATGGAGCAGGGCTGGGACCGCATGCGCGCGGCGTCGTTTGCCTGGGAATCTACTGCGTTTCCGATGCTCACGGGAACGCTGGTCACGGCCGCTGGCTTCCTCCCCATCGGCTTTGCCAATTCCGCGGTCGGCGAATATGCCGGCAGCATCTTCTGGATCGTGGCGATCGCGCTGGTCGCCTCCTGGTTCGTGGCGGTGATCTTCACGCCCTATATCGGCGTCAAGCTGCTGCCGGAGATGAAGGCGCACCACAACCACGATCCGCACGCGGTCTACGAGACCCGCATGTACCGGGGCCTGCGCGCCATCGTGCAATGGTGCGTCAGCCACCGCATCACCGTGGTGGCCGCGACCGTCGGCGTCTTCGTCGCCTCGATCGTCGGCTTCGGCCATGTCCAGCAGCAGTTCTTCCCGCTGTCGGAGCGGCCCGAGCTGTTCCTCCAGCTCCGCCTGCCGGAGGGCACCGCCTTCAACGTCACCGAGAAGGCGGTGAAGAAGGCCGAGACGCTGCTGAAGGACGACAAGGACATCGAGACCTATACGTCCTATGTCGGCCAGGGCTCGCCGCGTTTCTGGCTCGGCCTCAATCCGCAGCTGCCGAACGAGGCCTTCGCTGAGATCGTCATCGTCGCCAAGGGCGTCGAAGCGCGCGAGCGCATCAAGGCCAAGATCGAGAACGCGGCTGCCGAGGGCTTCCTGTCCGAGGCGCGCGTGCGCGTCGACCGCTTCAATTTCGGTCCCCCCGTCGGCTTCCCCGTCCAGTTCCGCGTGATCGGACCCGACGCCAACAAGGTGCGCGAGATCGCCTACCAGGTCCGCGACGTCATGCGACAGAACAAGAGCGTCAAGGACGTCCAGCTCGACTGGAACGAGCAGTCGCCCTTCCTGAAGCTCGTCGTCGACCAGGACCGCGCCCGCGCCATGGGCCTGACCCCGCAGGACGTCTCGCAGGCGCTGGCGATGCTGATCTCGGGCTCGCAGGTCACGACCGTGCGCGACGGCATCGAGAAGGTCGGCGTGGTCGCCCGTGCGATCCCGTCCGAGCGCCTCGACCTCGGCGGCGTCGGTGATCTCACCATCACCTCGAAGAACGGCGTCGCCGTGCCGCTGCAGCAGATCGCCAAGATCGAGTACGCCCACGAGGAGCCGATCATGTGGCGGCGCAACCGCGACATGGCGATCACCGTGCGCTCCGACGTCGTCGACGGCGTGCAGGCCCCCGATGTCACCAACCAGATCACGCCGAAGCTGAAGCCGATTAGGGATCACCTCGAGCCGGCCTACCGCATCGAGGCGGGCGGCGCGTTCGAGGAATCCGCCAAGGGCAATGCCTCGATCTTCATCCTCTTCCCGGTGATGGTCATGGTGATGCTGACGCTGCTGATGATCCAGCTGCAGAGCTTCTCGCGCCTGATCCTGGTGTTCCTGACCGCGCCGCTCGGCATCGTCGGTGCCTCGCTCGGGCTCAACGTCGCCAATGCCCCGTTCGGCTTCGTGGCGCTGCTCGGCCTGATCGCGCTCGCCGGCATGATCATGCGCAACACGGTCATCCTGGTCGACCAGATCGAGACCGACGTCTCCCACGGGCTGACCCGGCGGGAGGCGATCGTGGAGGCCACCGTCCGCCGCGCCCGTCCGGTGGTGCTGACGGCGCTGGCCGCCATCCTCGCCATGATCCCGCTGTCGCGCTCGGCCTTCTGGGGGCCGATGGCGATCACCATCATGGGCGGCCTGTTCGTCGCGACCTTCCTCACACTTCTGTATCTGCCGGGCCTCTATGCCCTGTGGTTCAGGAAGAGCCTGGACGAGGCCGGTACGCCGGAACAGCCTGCCGCGCCGCAGCATGGGAGCGATGACCAGCACGCAATTCCGCTTGCTGAAGCGGCTGAATAA
- a CDS encoding NAD(P)-dependent oxidoreductase yields MNRFIDSAAEPGTMAVGGEAPCKEAPAMPQPKIAFVGFGEAARCFASHLAAQTDAPMIAFCQGRTNAPPYSAAFRAMAASCGVTLVDRLEDLSDADVIFSAVVVAVAAETGEAISRIVRPGCLVVDINAATPQTKRRVAAAVEARGGLFADANLMGSVDLYGAAVTLYTSGSGAERFAEMFTPLGFRIEVAGPEAGTAAAVKMLRSVVTKGMEALLVEALTAATLAGVRDEAMHGLCTSMDATPFSKFLDMCVRSDVLHAERRAVEMDGVAAGLRELGFDPLMATATAARLKVSARLGLRDEFAQRSSYSAEEVLDRYAHAVVDGLGQIEERL; encoded by the coding sequence ATGAACCGGTTCATTGACTCCGCTGCAGAACCCGGCACAATGGCCGTCGGCGGTGAAGCGCCGTGCAAGGAAGCCCCAGCCATGCCGCAGCCCAAGATCGCCTTTGTCGGATTTGGCGAGGCCGCGCGATGCTTTGCATCGCATCTTGCGGCGCAGACGGATGCACCGATGATCGCGTTCTGTCAGGGCAGGACCAACGCGCCGCCCTACTCCGCGGCCTTCCGTGCGATGGCGGCCAGCTGTGGCGTCACGCTGGTCGACCGGCTCGAGGACCTGTCGGACGCGGACGTGATCTTTTCCGCCGTCGTCGTTGCCGTTGCGGCTGAAACAGGTGAGGCCATTTCCAGGATCGTCCGTCCCGGCTGCCTCGTCGTGGACATCAACGCCGCGACCCCGCAGACGAAAAGGCGTGTCGCCGCAGCCGTAGAGGCCCGCGGCGGTCTGTTTGCGGATGCGAACCTGATGGGGTCGGTCGACCTCTACGGTGCTGCGGTCACGCTCTACACGTCCGGCAGCGGCGCCGAGCGCTTCGCGGAAATGTTCACCCCGCTCGGCTTCCGTATCGAGGTCGCGGGCCCCGAAGCCGGAACCGCAGCGGCCGTGAAGATGCTGCGAAGCGTGGTGACAAAAGGCATGGAGGCGCTGCTGGTCGAGGCGCTGACTGCCGCGACACTCGCCGGCGTGCGCGATGAAGCCATGCACGGGCTTTGCACGTCGATGGATGCCACCCCCTTCAGCAAATTCCTCGACATGTGCGTCCGTTCCGACGTGCTGCACGCCGAGCGCCGCGCGGTGGAAATGGACGGCGTAGCCGCAGGCTTGCGGGAATTGGGTTTCGATCCCCTGATGGCCACCGCCACGGCGGCGCGCCTGAAGGTCTCCGCCCGGCTAGGCCTGCGAGACGAATTTGCGCAACGGTCCAGCTATTCGGCCGAGGAGGTGTTGGACCGATATGCGCATGCCGTGGTGGACGGCCTGGGCCAGATCGAAGAGAGACTATAG
- a CDS encoding flavin reductase family protein encodes MTDKDLYFYEPSKGHGLKHDPFNAIIAPRPIGWISSRDAKGHVNLAPYSFFNAFCYVPPIIGFSSTNWKDTVSNMQQTREFVWNLTTMDLAKHMNATAAHVGPEVDEFKLAGLTAVPGKLVNVPRVGESPVAFECKVSDIVRLKGADGKEADAWLTLGEVVAVHIDKAMIKDGVYQTAAARPIVRAGRRGDYFEIKPENMFEMVRPD; translated from the coding sequence GTGACCGACAAAGACCTGTACTTCTACGAGCCCTCCAAGGGCCACGGCCTCAAGCACGATCCCTTCAACGCCATCATCGCGCCGCGGCCGATCGGCTGGATCTCCTCCCGCGACGCCAAGGGCCACGTCAATCTCGCGCCCTACAGCTTCTTCAACGCCTTCTGCTACGTGCCGCCGATCATCGGCTTCTCCTCCACCAACTGGAAGGACACGGTGTCGAACATGCAGCAGACCCGGGAGTTCGTCTGGAATCTCACCACGATGGACTTGGCCAAGCACATGAACGCGACCGCCGCGCATGTCGGCCCCGAGGTCGACGAGTTCAAGCTTGCGGGCCTTACCGCCGTGCCCGGCAAGCTCGTCAACGTGCCGCGGGTCGGCGAAAGCCCGGTCGCCTTCGAGTGCAAGGTGTCCGACATCGTCCGCCTCAAAGGCGCCGATGGCAAGGAGGCCGACGCCTGGCTGACGTTGGGAGAGGTGGTCGCCGTGCACATCGACAAGGCCATGATCAAGGACGGCGTCTACCAGACTGCCGCCGCCCGCCCGATCGTCCGTGCCGGCCGGCGCGGCGATTATTTCGAGATCAAGCCGGAAAACATGTTCGAGATGGTGCGGCCGGATTAG
- a CDS encoding TetR/AcrR family transcriptional regulator, producing the protein MALISEHIEGDTRDRILEVAERLFRQIGYQKTTVGDIAKELRMSPANVYRFFESKKAIHQAVARSLMGEVELEAQRIVTRPGPVPARFRELLTTIHRMNTERYVGDNKLHEMVEIAMQEDWQVCVNHMECIAGVVGQMIAQGVASGEFEAPDLQLASLCACTAMMRFFHPQMIAQCATKPGPTIDQMIDFVIAGLSPRH; encoded by the coding sequence ATGGCCCTTATTTCGGAACATATCGAAGGCGACACCCGGGATCGTATCCTCGAGGTGGCCGAGCGGCTGTTCCGCCAGATCGGCTACCAGAAGACCACGGTCGGAGACATTGCCAAGGAGCTCCGGATGAGCCCCGCCAATGTCTATCGCTTCTTCGAATCGAAGAAGGCGATCCATCAGGCGGTGGCCCGCTCGCTCATGGGCGAGGTCGAGCTCGAGGCGCAGCGGATCGTGACCCGGCCCGGCCCGGTGCCGGCGCGCTTCCGCGAGCTGCTCACCACCATCCATCGCATGAACACCGAGCGCTATGTTGGCGACAACAAGTTGCACGAGATGGTCGAGATCGCGATGCAGGAGGATTGGCAGGTCTGCGTCAACCATATGGAATGTATCGCCGGCGTGGTCGGCCAGATGATCGCGCAAGGTGTGGCCTCCGGCGAGTTCGAGGCGCCCGACCTCCAGCTCGCCTCGCTATGTGCCTGCACCGCGATGATGCGGTTCTTCCACCCCCAGATGATCGCCCAGTGTGCGACCAAGCCGGGCCCGACCATCGACCAGATGATCGATTTCGTCATCGCGGGTCTGTCGCCGCGCCACTGA
- a CDS encoding LacI family DNA-binding transcriptional regulator — protein sequence MQSHAPQSPTVKVKDVAREAGVAVGTVSRVLNDHPAVTRELRERVERAMAHLGYEVDVTAQSMRAGRSRLVACAIRDFDIPRFALFIKEAEAVLREAGYTLLLASTTNRPDVEIALLRAFRRRRVDGVMMTLSDEQHRDVRAALSDAPMPVLLIDRDRIDALDRVTADHRACARLATSHLLGLGHRRIAMLVGDLKAFPSRGRLEGFRAAYAAADIALDPRLLRDDVLSSEDAYRATASLMSLAEPPTALFVAAMDTLGGCLRALRTMGLVVGDGISVVAGSDSELAELHTPPITAIAWDLAAMGRHAATMLLERMRGDEIEHGRGLAVPTELIIRGSSRPVAG from the coding sequence ATGCAATCACACGCGCCCCAATCGCCGACCGTGAAGGTCAAGGACGTCGCCCGGGAGGCCGGTGTCGCGGTCGGCACAGTATCGCGTGTGCTCAACGATCACCCGGCGGTGACCCGGGAGCTGCGCGAGCGCGTCGAAAGGGCAATGGCGCATCTTGGCTACGAGGTCGATGTCACGGCCCAGAGCATGCGTGCGGGACGGTCGCGGCTGGTGGCCTGCGCCATTCGCGATTTCGACATCCCGCGCTTTGCCCTGTTCATCAAGGAGGCCGAGGCGGTCCTGCGTGAGGCGGGATACACCTTGCTGCTGGCGAGCACGACCAACCGGCCCGACGTCGAGATCGCCTTGCTGCGTGCCTTCCGCAGGCGCCGCGTGGATGGCGTGATGATGACGCTGAGCGACGAGCAGCACCGGGACGTCCGCGCGGCGCTGTCGGACGCGCCGATGCCGGTGCTCCTCATCGACCGCGATCGCATCGATGCGCTCGATCGCGTCACGGCCGATCATCGCGCGTGCGCCCGTCTGGCGACGAGCCATCTGCTCGGTCTCGGGCACCGGCGGATCGCCATGCTGGTCGGCGACCTCAAGGCCTTTCCGTCGCGAGGCCGCCTCGAGGGCTTTCGTGCGGCGTATGCGGCGGCGGATATCGCGCTGGATCCGAGGCTGTTGCGAGACGATGTGCTCTCGAGCGAGGACGCCTATCGGGCGACGGCCTCGCTCATGAGCCTCGCGGAGCCTCCGACAGCGCTCTTCGTTGCGGCGATGGACACGCTCGGCGGCTGCCTGCGAGCGCTGCGGACGATGGGCCTTGTCGTCGGCGACGGAATTTCGGTCGTGGCCGGCAGCGATTCCGAGCTCGCCGAATTGCACACGCCGCCGATCACGGCAATCGCGTGGGATCTCGCGGCCATGGGCCGCCACGCCGCGACCATGCTGCTGGAGCGGATGCGCGGCGATGAGATCGAGCACGGCCGCGGTCTTGCCGTGCCGACGGAGCTGATCATTCGCGGGTCGAGCCGGCCTGTTGCGGGCTGA